The sequence below is a genomic window from Aureispira sp. CCB-E.
TGCTAATACTCGTACTTGCTGGGTTTGGGTAGATTAAAACGTCTTCTTTGTTTTCTATTGTTGCTATACTCGTCAAGGTATCGCAGGCGGAGCCTGATAATTTGGGTGTTCTGTAGTGAGGCATATTGGGTAGGAAGTGCCCTTGCTCAAAAAATACATCTAAGCCTCGTTGTACTACATTACAACCTATCCCTCCTATATTAGGATTATTGATGACATGCATATAAGATACATTGTCACTATGACTATAAATCTTCCCATCTGGTGCAGATTGTATGTAACCAAAAAAGGTAGGTTTCGTTCCAGACAAAACATTATCGTAAACTGCTACGGTATCTTTTGAGGCAGCTATGTTGGATGCCCATAAGTCAAATTGATACAGATATATCCAAGAAGAGACATATAAATATCGGTCATTTGGAGATATTGCTGCACCTGTTGAAACGTTGCTAAATGCCGCATTATCGATAGAATCAATAATAGGAATGTGCAAATAATTCGATAGATAACCTGAACACCTATCAAAATCATAAATGTCTAAATCATTTTTATAGTCATATCGAATGTATTTATCTCCTTGATGACTAAAAGTAGCTTGTCCTAAAACTTCATTCCCTAGGGTTTTAGTTGTGCCTAAGTACTGTTTATGATGGTAAGAAATAGTATTTCCTGCAATCAAAAATACATGATACCCATTCGAGCCACTCATCGGCTGTATCAACCACCAATCTCGACCATTACCGTGTTTGACCACCTCTAATTGCCCCCCACAAATCGAATCGTTTTCTAACATAATTTGATTTTTCACCTCAACCTTTCCTAAGCCCCCATTCGCATTCATATCAACTAAAGTGTAATACAGTTTATCTGTAAAACCTGCTAGAGCACTTGCATTCGAAATTGCTTGATGAAAAGCATAGTATTTATTTGTGTGGATAGGATGAGGTATTGATATCATTCCTTCATTGATTGTGTATCCCGCCGCCCTATTACTATTTGCTATCTGCCCTAGGTTTAAACTGTCTCCATTTTGCATTAGTTGATGCTGGGCATTGTGTATTTTAATTCCATTCGAATAAAAAATTAGATTCCCTAAACTATCTGACATAGAAATAGCCGTTCTATTCATAGGTAGGTTTCTATTAACACTATCAACTAAGATTATATTATTAAATGTCATTTTAGTGCTCTTAGTACCCCCAAAAC
It includes:
- a CDS encoding T9SS type A sorting domain-containing protein → MKYFFILFSFVYSLNCFSQQYDNNWLVGGGFGGTKSTKMTFNNIILVDSVNRNLPMNRTAISMSDSLGNLIFYSNGIKIHNAQHQLMQNGDSLNLGQIANSNRAAGYTINEGMISIPHPIHTNKYYAFHQAISNASALAGFTDKLYYTLVDMNANGGLGKVEVKNQIMLENDSICGGQLEVVKHGNGRDWWLIQPMSGSNGYHVFLIAGNTISYHHKQYLGTTKTLGNEVLGQATFSHQGDKYIRYDYKNDLDIYDFDRCSGYLSNYLHIPIIDSIDNAAFSNVSTGAAISPNDRYLYVSSWIYLYQFDLWASNIAASKDTVAVYDNVLSGTKPTFFGYIQSAPDGKIYSHSDNVSYMHVINNPNIGGIGCNVVQRGLDVFFEQGHFLPNMPHYRTPKLSGSACDTLTSIATIENKEDVLIYPNPASTSISIAASSTIEQVVVYDALGREVLCSLVGKELEVVLDIKELSNGTYVVSVGLENGRLLTEKVVVLRE